Proteins co-encoded in one Flavobacterium sp. M31R6 genomic window:
- a CDS encoding MerR family transcriptional regulator, translated as MDALLTSKQVMGLLGIKSETTLIKYEREGLVKIARRFGNQKRYSVKHIAKLTDN; from the coding sequence ATGGATGCGTTATTAACGAGCAAGCAAGTAATGGGGTTATTGGGCATAAAAAGCGAAACTACTTTAATAAAGTATGAGCGTGAAGGTCTAGTGAAAATTGCTAGAAGGTTCGGTAATCAAAAGAGATATTCAGTTAAACATATAGCAAAATTAACTGATAATTAA
- a CDS encoding type III pantothenate kinase, giving the protein MVLTVDIGNTRIKAAVFEGYNTMEIFVFSKDEIQEKIEIILKKYKKVMYLVVASVGNVDKNLFLCFQKDLDVWFVSNEDAFPFTNNYATPKTLGIDRMVLAAGATLQFQGKNRLIIDAGTCVTYDFVDEMDVYHGGAISPGLRLRYESLHNFTEKLPLLTVESPKYFVGDSTAEAIHSGVVNGLVYEINGFVDEYQSKYSNFIIILTGGDTEFLAKRLKNTIFANSNFLLESLNQIFQYKIEND; this is encoded by the coding sequence ATGGTTTTAACTGTTGATATAGGAAATACAAGAATAAAAGCGGCTGTTTTTGAGGGATATAACACAATGGAAATTTTCGTTTTTTCTAAAGATGAAATTCAGGAAAAAATTGAGATTATTTTAAAGAAATATAAAAAAGTCATGTATTTGGTTGTGGCTTCTGTCGGTAATGTAGATAAAAATTTGTTTTTGTGTTTTCAAAAAGATCTGGATGTATGGTTTGTTTCCAATGAAGATGCATTTCCTTTTACCAATAATTATGCTACTCCAAAAACCTTGGGGATAGACAGGATGGTATTGGCGGCAGGTGCAACTTTGCAATTTCAAGGCAAAAACCGATTAATTATAGATGCGGGAACTTGTGTGACCTATGATTTTGTAGATGAAATGGATGTGTACCATGGTGGAGCTATTTCTCCAGGTTTACGTTTGCGATACGAATCGTTGCACAACTTCACCGAAAAACTACCTTTGCTAACTGTAGAGAGCCCTAAATATTTCGTTGGTGATTCAACCGCTGAAGCAATCCATTCTGGAGTTGTAAATGGATTGGTCTATGAGATTAATGGTTTTGTCGATGAATATCAATCAAAATACTCAAATTTTATAATAATTTTAACGGGTGGGGACACAGAATTTTTGGCTAAACGATTAAAAAATACCATATTTGCCAATTCAAATTTTCTGTTAGAGAGTTTGAACCAAATTTTTCAATATAAAATAGAAAATGATTAA
- a CDS encoding hemolysin family protein — protein MEIGIIILCLILCAFFSGMEIAFISSNKIYLELEKKQDSFVSKTLTKLTEKPSKFIAAMLIGNNIALVVYGFFMGELLMGWLLLFNLHFSDFTSLLIQTVISTFIVLITAEFLPKVFFQIYANSLIKFFAIPAYVFYRLFYFISTFLIWISDFVLKRFFKTDGDQVQLYFSKVELGNYINEQMSTVEDHEEVDSEIQIFRNALDFSGVKARDVMTPRTEIAALEVGESLENLKELFIETGYSKMVIYQNSLDDIIGYVHSFDLFKKPSSIKEIVIPVEFIPEAIYVKDAMSLLTKKRKSVAVVLDEYGGTSGILTIEDIVEELFGEIEDEHDLDEELIEKELEEGAFLFSARFDVEYLNLTYKLAIPESDSYGTLGGFIVNFTKEIPQKGDEITIENYHFVIEEATNKKIELVKMTIKD, from the coding sequence ATGGAAATAGGTATCATAATATTGTGTTTAATACTATGTGCTTTTTTTTCAGGGATGGAGATAGCGTTTATTTCTTCGAATAAAATTTATTTAGAATTAGAAAAAAAACAAGATAGTTTCGTTTCTAAAACTCTTACCAAGCTTACCGAGAAACCTTCAAAATTCATTGCAGCAATGCTTATTGGGAACAACATTGCACTTGTTGTTTACGGATTTTTTATGGGCGAATTGTTAATGGGTTGGCTGTTGCTTTTTAATTTGCATTTTTCTGATTTCACGAGTCTTTTGATTCAGACTGTAATCTCAACATTTATTGTTTTAATAACAGCTGAGTTTTTACCTAAAGTATTTTTTCAGATTTATGCCAATTCACTTATTAAGTTTTTTGCCATTCCGGCCTATGTCTTTTATAGATTATTCTATTTCATTTCGACTTTTTTGATATGGATTTCCGATTTTGTTTTGAAAAGATTTTTTAAAACGGATGGAGACCAGGTGCAGCTTTATTTTAGTAAAGTTGAATTGGGAAACTATATCAATGAGCAAATGAGTACGGTGGAAGATCATGAAGAGGTAGATTCTGAAATACAAATATTTCGTAATGCGTTGGATTTTTCGGGAGTAAAAGCGCGAGATGTAATGACGCCAAGAACCGAAATTGCGGCACTAGAAGTAGGTGAATCGCTGGAGAATCTCAAAGAATTGTTTATAGAAACTGGGTATTCAAAAATGGTAATTTACCAAAATTCATTAGACGATATCATTGGTTATGTCCATTCTTTTGATTTGTTCAAAAAGCCTTCAAGCATAAAGGAGATTGTTATTCCAGTTGAGTTTATCCCGGAAGCTATCTATGTAAAAGACGCTATGAGTTTGTTGACCAAAAAACGAAAAAGCGTAGCGGTTGTATTGGATGAGTATGGGGGGACATCAGGAATTCTGACCATCGAGGATATAGTGGAAGAACTATTTGGTGAAATAGAGGATGAACATGATTTAGATGAAGAATTGATAGAAAAAGAACTTGAGGAGGGTGCTTTTTTATTCTCTGCTCGTTTTGATGTGGAGTATTTGAATCTGACCTATAAACTGGCCATTCCAGAAAGTGATTCCTATGGCACGCTAGGAGGATTTATTGTGAATTTTACCAAGGAGATTCCTCAAAAAGGAGATGAGATTACGATCGAAAACTATCACTTTGTGATTGAAGAAGCCACAAATAAGAAGATTGAATTGGTTAAAATGACTATCAAAGACTGA
- a CDS encoding hydroxymethylglutaryl-CoA reductase, degradative translates to MNNAVAGFSKLSKEEKINWIANHYFSTPSEAIALLKNYWNSDEKIQKLHDEFIENTISNFYIPLGVAPNFLINGKYSTIPMAIEESSVVAAASKAAKFWSTRGGFKATVISTEKIGQVHFIYKGDESKLTLFFAQLKSKLFATTESITKNMQKRGGGILDIILKNKTSLLPNYHQLHATFETKDSMGANFINSCLEQFAKTLKDEALAFEMFTEEEKNIQIVMSILSNYVPDCIVRAEVSCPIEDLAEKHIEYPHEFAAKFIQAVQIAEVEPYRAVTHNKGIMNGIDAVVLATGNDFRAVEAGIHAYASRKGHYSSLSHAKIENGIFSFWLEVPLALGTVGGLTSLHPLVKLSLEMLEKPSAKELMQIVAVAGLAQNFAALRSLTTTGIQDGHMKMHLNNILNQFEANEEERILIKKYFKHHVVSHSAVVDYIENLRK, encoded by the coding sequence ATGAACAACGCTGTTGCTGGATTTTCTAAATTATCCAAAGAAGAAAAAATAAACTGGATTGCCAATCACTATTTTTCAACTCCAAGTGAAGCTATAGCACTACTTAAAAATTACTGGAATTCTGATGAAAAAATTCAAAAACTTCATGATGAATTCATAGAAAATACGATTTCAAATTTTTATATTCCCTTGGGTGTTGCACCAAATTTCCTTATCAATGGAAAATACAGCACGATTCCAATGGCCATTGAAGAAAGCTCTGTTGTTGCGGCAGCTTCCAAAGCAGCTAAATTTTGGTCAACCCGTGGTGGATTCAAAGCAACCGTTATTAGTACTGAAAAAATTGGTCAGGTACATTTTATCTACAAAGGAGACGAATCCAAACTGACGTTATTCTTTGCACAATTAAAATCCAAATTGTTCGCAACTACTGAAAGCATTACCAAAAATATGCAAAAACGTGGTGGTGGCATTTTAGATATTATTCTAAAAAACAAAACCAGTTTATTGCCAAATTATCATCAGCTGCATGCTACTTTTGAAACCAAAGACAGCATGGGAGCCAATTTTATCAATTCTTGTTTGGAACAATTTGCCAAAACATTAAAAGATGAGGCACTAGCTTTTGAAATGTTTACTGAAGAAGAAAAGAATATACAAATAGTTATGAGTATTCTTTCCAATTATGTTCCAGATTGCATTGTTCGCGCCGAAGTTTCATGTCCTATTGAAGATTTAGCCGAAAAACATATTGAATATCCTCATGAATTTGCTGCCAAATTTATTCAAGCAGTGCAAATTGCCGAAGTGGAACCGTATCGTGCCGTAACGCACAATAAAGGAATTATGAACGGAATCGATGCTGTTGTTCTCGCAACAGGAAACGATTTCAGAGCCGTGGAAGCAGGAATCCATGCCTATGCTTCCAGAAAAGGACATTATTCCAGTTTGTCCCATGCCAAAATAGAAAACGGAATCTTTAGTTTTTGGCTAGAAGTTCCTTTGGCTTTAGGAACTGTTGGCGGATTGACATCGCTGCATCCTTTAGTAAAGTTGTCTTTAGAAATGCTTGAAAAACCTTCTGCCAAAGAATTAATGCAAATTGTTGCAGTAGCTGGATTGGCACAAAACTTTGCTGCATTGCGTTCTTTGACTACAACAGGAATTCAGGATGGACACATGAAAATGCATTTGAACAATATCCTAAATCAGTTTGAAGCTAATGAAGAAGAACGTATTTTAATAAAAAAATACTTCAAACATCATGTTGTTTCCCATAGTGCTGTAGTTGATTATATTGAAAATTTAAGAAAATAA
- a CDS encoding recombinase family protein, with protein MKARYNRISTANQNLERQLVKQNPDEVLFNDVVSGSVAFGERTKGKELIDEIEAGNINYVVVSSIDRLGRNLFDIVGTLEYFNSKGVVLRVDNLGLESMVMGKVNPTFNLIISVMANVAQMERETLLERQKEGIAIAKAKGVYNGRVKGSTESDAEVLSKYKEVVKFLKMGKSLRDIKSRCEVSLGTVQKVKQILSKNTVLS; from the coding sequence ATGAAAGCCAGATATAACAGAATTTCGACAGCAAACCAAAATTTAGAAAGACAATTGGTAAAGCAAAATCCAGATGAGGTTTTGTTTAACGATGTTGTGAGTGGCTCGGTCGCTTTTGGAGAGCGCACCAAAGGAAAAGAGTTGATTGATGAAATCGAAGCGGGTAATATTAATTATGTAGTTGTTTCGAGTATTGACAGGCTCGGAAGAAATTTATTTGATATAGTTGGTACACTAGAATACTTCAACTCCAAAGGGGTCGTATTGAGAGTTGATAATTTAGGATTGGAATCGATGGTTATGGGTAAAGTTAATCCAACGTTCAACCTAATTATTAGTGTGATGGCGAACGTAGCCCAAATGGAGCGTGAGACTCTATTGGAACGCCAAAAAGAAGGCATTGCGATAGCTAAGGCAAAAGGGGTTTACAATGGTCGAGTAAAAGGGTCAACAGAATCAGATGCTGAGGTTTTAAGTAAATACAAAGAAGTAGTAAAGTTTTTAAAAATGGGTAAATCCCTAAGAGATATAAAAAGCAGATGTGAAGTTTCCTTGGGAACAGTCCAAAAAGTTAAGCAAATTTTGAGCAAAAACACCGTTTTGAGTTAA
- a CDS encoding restriction endonuclease subunit S, producing the protein MERLEIRESNFSKTLENKDFRIDSQFYTQEPKKNKTLVYDKIGNVLEKAQYGVSISMNEDNLGYPIYRMNEIHTMMCDLEVGKSAELSSNEMETFRLNDRDVLFNRTNSFEWVGRTGLYKKQDDRDFVFASYLVRFIPNQNKILPEYMVAFLSSKQGIWDVKRRARQSINQTNVNPEEVKNIDIPILSFSIQMKIKDCFDNAHENKLISAKKYTQAEEILFQEIGLLDFQPSKEQINVKSFKESFGASGRLDAEYYQKKFEDVIEKIKSQRYHTLKHIVSISKSIEPGSNSYSDDETGLPFMRVSDYDKFGLTEPNKRLTFDFVKENQDKIDVLKPKKGTILFSKDGSVGTAYHLREDFEGVNSGAILHLKVKNQKEVLPEYLTLALNSKVVKMQAERDAGGSIILHWRVGEIENVIVPIIDFDKQKQIAELVEESFKLKKQGEQLLEIAKRSVEIAIEENEAKALKYIEQNMV; encoded by the coding sequence TTGGAACGGCTTGAGATTAGAGAAAGTAATTTTTCTAAGACGTTAGAAAATAAAGATTTTAGGATAGATAGCCAATTTTACACCCAAGAACCAAAGAAAAATAAAACGTTGGTCTATGATAAAATTGGAAATGTTTTGGAAAAAGCACAATATGGTGTGTCTATTTCAATGAACGAGGATAATTTAGGTTATCCAATTTACAGAATGAATGAAATTCACACAATGATGTGTGATTTAGAGGTGGGTAAAAGTGCAGAACTTAGCAGTAATGAAATGGAAACATTTCGTTTAAATGACAGGGATGTTTTGTTTAATAGGACTAATTCATTTGAGTGGGTTGGTAGAACTGGTCTTTATAAAAAGCAAGACGATAGAGATTTTGTTTTTGCATCATATTTGGTTAGGTTTATTCCAAATCAGAATAAAATTTTGCCAGAATATATGGTTGCATTTCTAAGTTCAAAACAGGGTATCTGGGATGTAAAAAGGAGAGCTAGGCAATCAATCAACCAAACAAATGTAAATCCTGAAGAGGTGAAAAATATTGATATACCAATTTTGTCGTTTTCAATTCAAATGAAAATTAAGGATTGTTTTGATAATGCTCACGAAAATAAATTGATATCAGCAAAAAAATATACTCAAGCAGAAGAGATTTTGTTTCAAGAAATAGGTTTACTTGACTTTCAACCGAGCAAAGAACAAATTAATGTTAAAAGTTTTAAAGAAAGTTTTGGTGCTTCGGGTAGATTAGATGCAGAGTACTATCAAAAGAAGTTTGAGGATGTAATCGAAAAGATAAAATCTCAGAGATACCATACTTTAAAACACATTGTAAGCATAAGTAAATCAATTGAACCAGGCTCGAATAGTTATTCTGATGATGAGACGGGATTGCCATTTATGCGTGTATCTGATTATGATAAGTTTGGTTTAACTGAACCAAATAAAAGATTAACTTTTGATTTTGTTAAAGAGAATCAAGATAAAATCGATGTGTTAAAGCCAAAGAAGGGTACTATTTTATTTTCCAAAGATGGTAGTGTAGGAACTGCTTATCATTTGAGAGAAGATTTTGAAGGGGTTAATTCAGGTGCGATTTTACATTTGAAAGTAAAAAATCAAAAGGAAGTATTACCAGAATACTTGACTTTGGCGTTGAACTCAAAAGTTGTAAAGATGCAAGCGGAACGTGATGCAGGTGGCTCAATAATTCTACATTGGAGAGTTGGGGAAATAGAAAACGTAATTGTGCCAATAATCGATTTCGATAAACAAAAACAAATAGCTGAATTGGTAGAAGAAAGTTTTAAGTTGAAAAAGCAAGGTGAGCAACTGCTAGAAATTGCCAAGCGCTCTGTAGAGATTGCTATTGAAGAAAATGAGGCAAAAGCTTTAAAATACATAGAGCAAAATATGGTTTAA
- the lptC gene encoding LPS export ABC transporter periplasmic protein LptC translates to MTFYKKYIPLLLLQIIVVSMVLGCESNFKEVQKNDYSEFVPSGDADNVNLKYTDSGKIKSILVSPKMYDYANVDFAFTEFPKGVDVTIYDNKGKRTFIKSNYAISYKQTNIIDLQGKVKITSEAGQMLETEQLYFDQKNQWFYTEKKFKLTDAKGGSTGQGIDFSKDFKVVNSQRIEGEIESSE, encoded by the coding sequence ATGACTTTCTATAAAAAATATATCCCGCTTCTTTTGCTGCAAATTATTGTTGTTAGTATGGTTTTGGGGTGTGAGAGTAATTTTAAGGAAGTTCAAAAAAATGATTATTCTGAGTTTGTTCCCAGTGGAGATGCTGACAATGTGAATTTAAAATACACCGATTCGGGAAAAATAAAATCCATATTGGTGAGTCCAAAAATGTATGATTATGCAAATGTGGATTTTGCATTTACAGAATTTCCAAAAGGAGTTGATGTAACGATTTATGATAATAAAGGAAAAAGAACCTTTATCAAGTCGAATTATGCAATTTCGTATAAACAAACCAATATAATAGATTTACAAGGGAAAGTAAAAATCACTTCGGAAGCCGGGCAAATGCTCGAAACGGAACAGTTGTATTTTGACCAAAAAAATCAATGGTTTTATACGGAGAAAAAGTTTAAATTGACAGATGCCAAAGGAGGTTCGACAGGACAGGGAATTGATTTTAGCAAAGACTTTAAAGTCGTGAACTCACAACGAATAGAAGGAGAGATTGAATCTTCAGAATAA
- a CDS encoding peptidylprolyl isomerase, translating to MAVLSKIRQHSAIMIGVIALALFSFIIQDLFTKGNFGKSSKDVGSINGKDIAFEDFRVKVSNVEKSGQGITSTEASRQVWDQEVTIALLSAEFDKLGLRVGEKHILDILKADQNIGKNPMFLNAAGMFDVVKFKEYFKSNPEQAQYLKEREKSAELNAKFQIYNTLVKAGIYTTESEGKFNYEMGANKVNFAYVAGLFSTIKDSEVKVTDADILDYMKASPKKFKSEETRKVEYVLIEDKASPADVNEVKTKVNSLLTGSVVYNQATGKNDTLAGFKNTKNVIEFVNSNSDVPYDSSYVAKKDLPAVDADKLYNLAPGEVYGPYVFGKYYCISKSLGRKAGVNAKASHILISYEGTQVPNKREKRTKEEAKAKAEEILAQVTANPDSFLMLAFTSSDDSSAQQGGDLGYFGQGQMVKPFNDFVFNNGIGKVGLVETPFGYHIIKITDKQDGIRLATVAQKIEASEATSDKVFTQATKFEMDVADKDFNKVAKDMALTVAPAVSVKAMDENFGPLGNQRTIVRWAFEKDTKEGAVKRFEVANLGHVIAKVKTIDNSGLVPVDQARPYVEQILKNKKKAELLKAKMNGSSLEAIAKATGTTVQQATDVTLENPVLTGGVGQEPKVVGTAFALAANKVSAPIEGVTGVYVVKNVSTVKAPALKSYVDNVNKLKAQSASEINRVLPALKEGADIKDNRKDFNY from the coding sequence ATGGCAGTTTTATCAAAAATTAGACAACATTCCGCTATAATGATTGGAGTTATTGCTCTAGCATTATTCTCATTTATAATCCAAGATCTTTTTACGAAAGGAAATTTTGGTAAGAGCTCAAAGGATGTTGGAAGCATCAATGGAAAGGATATCGCATTTGAAGACTTTAGAGTAAAAGTAAGCAATGTAGAAAAAAGTGGACAGGGGATTACTTCAACAGAAGCGTCTAGACAAGTGTGGGATCAAGAAGTGACTATCGCTTTGCTTTCTGCAGAATTTGATAAATTAGGATTAAGAGTAGGTGAGAAGCATATTTTGGATATCCTTAAGGCAGATCAAAATATTGGTAAAAATCCAATGTTTTTAAATGCTGCTGGTATGTTTGATGTTGTGAAATTCAAAGAATATTTCAAGTCAAATCCAGAGCAAGCACAATATTTGAAAGAGAGAGAAAAAAGCGCTGAATTGAATGCTAAATTTCAAATCTATAATACCTTGGTTAAAGCGGGTATTTATACTACTGAAAGTGAAGGAAAATTCAATTACGAAATGGGAGCGAACAAAGTAAACTTTGCTTATGTTGCCGGTTTGTTTTCTACTATAAAAGATAGTGAAGTAAAAGTTACTGATGCTGATATTTTGGATTACATGAAAGCGAGTCCAAAAAAATTCAAATCTGAAGAAACTCGTAAAGTAGAATATGTTCTAATTGAAGATAAAGCATCTCCAGCTGATGTGAATGAAGTTAAAACTAAAGTTAATTCATTATTGACAGGAAGTGTAGTTTACAATCAAGCAACTGGTAAAAATGATACTTTAGCTGGTTTTAAAAATACTAAGAATGTGATTGAATTTGTAAATTCAAATTCTGATGTACCTTATGATTCTTCTTATGTTGCCAAAAAAGATTTGCCTGCAGTTGATGCTGATAAATTGTACAACTTAGCTCCAGGAGAAGTTTACGGACCTTATGTTTTTGGAAAGTACTACTGTATTTCTAAGTCTTTAGGAAGAAAAGCAGGTGTAAATGCAAAAGCAAGTCATATCCTTATTAGTTATGAAGGAACTCAAGTGCCTAATAAAAGAGAGAAAAGAACTAAAGAGGAAGCTAAGGCTAAAGCTGAAGAAATTTTAGCTCAAGTAACTGCAAATCCAGATAGTTTCTTGATGTTGGCTTTCACTAGTTCAGATGATTCATCTGCTCAACAAGGTGGAGATTTAGGGTATTTTGGACAAGGTCAAATGGTGAAACCTTTCAATGATTTCGTTTTTAATAATGGTATTGGAAAAGTAGGTTTGGTAGAAACTCCATTTGGTTACCATATCATTAAAATCACTGACAAGCAAGACGGAATTCGTTTGGCAACTGTAGCTCAAAAAATTGAAGCTTCAGAAGCTACTTCTGATAAAGTATTTACTCAGGCAACTAAATTTGAAATGGATGTTGCTGATAAAGATTTTAATAAAGTAGCAAAAGATATGGCTCTTACTGTAGCTCCAGCAGTTTCAGTAAAAGCGATGGACGAAAATTTTGGTCCTTTAGGAAACCAAAGAACTATCGTTAGATGGGCTTTTGAAAAAGACACAAAAGAAGGTGCTGTAAAAAGATTTGAAGTGGCTAATTTAGGTCATGTAATTGCAAAAGTTAAAACTATTGATAATTCTGGATTAGTGCCAGTTGATCAAGCTAGACCTTATGTAGAGCAAATTCTTAAAAATAAGAAAAAAGCAGAATTGTTAAAAGCTAAAATGAATGGAAGTTCATTGGAAGCTATCGCAAAAGCTACAGGTACAACTGTACAACAAGCTACTGATGTTACTTTGGAAAATCCAGTTTTAACAGGTGGTGTTGGTCAAGAGCCAAAAGTGGTAGGAACTGCATTTGCATTGGCTGCTAATAAAGTATCAGCTCCAATTGAAGGGGTTACTGGAGTTTATGTAGTGAAAAACGTAAGCACTGTTAAAGCACCAGCTTTAAAAAGCTATGTTGACAATGTAAATAAATTAAAAGCCCAAAGCGCTTCTGAGATTAACAGAGTATTGCCAGCTTTAAAAGAAGGTGCTGATATTAAAGACAACAGAAAAGATTTTAATTACTAA
- a CDS encoding GYDIA family GHMP kinase has product MEKTFYSNGKLLITGEYLVLDGAKALALPTKFGQNLIVEKTGNKEIKWKSHDADGSVWFEDTIPFSEIISTTPFEKESVKNTLITILREAYRLNTDVILKSEGYTVSTRLSFPKKWGLGTSSTLINNIAQWFNINAFTLLKNSFGGSGYDIACAQNDCPILYHLEQGKPIVEKVNFHPTFTENLYFVYLNQKQNSKNAIASYKEKKNNLDDAKEIIDQLTETVLNAKDENTFAQALEKHEKELSSILEIRTAKESLFPDFEGTIKSLGAWGGDFVLVISKENPSPYFISKGFETIIPYIEMIL; this is encoded by the coding sequence ATGGAAAAAACATTTTACAGTAACGGAAAACTTTTGATAACAGGAGAATATTTGGTCCTTGATGGCGCAAAAGCATTGGCCTTGCCTACAAAATTTGGACAAAACCTGATTGTGGAGAAAACCGGTAACAAAGAAATAAAATGGAAAAGTCATGATGCCGACGGAAGTGTGTGGTTTGAAGATACAATTCCGTTTTCAGAAATTATTTCCACAACTCCTTTTGAAAAAGAATCTGTAAAAAACACTCTTATTACCATTTTACGAGAAGCCTATCGATTGAATACGGATGTAATTTTAAAATCAGAGGGTTATACTGTTTCTACCCGACTGAGTTTTCCGAAAAAATGGGGATTAGGAACCTCTTCGACGTTAATAAACAATATCGCTCAGTGGTTTAATATTAATGCCTTTACGTTGCTTAAAAACAGTTTTGGAGGCAGTGGTTATGATATTGCCTGTGCACAAAACGATTGCCCTATCCTATATCATCTTGAACAAGGCAAACCAATTGTTGAAAAAGTAAATTTCCATCCAACATTTACAGAAAACCTATACTTTGTTTATCTCAACCAAAAGCAAAACAGCAAAAATGCCATTGCTTCTTATAAAGAGAAAAAAAATAATTTAGACGATGCAAAAGAAATCATCGATCAACTTACAGAAACTGTTTTGAATGCAAAAGACGAAAACACTTTTGCGCAAGCGTTAGAAAAGCACGAAAAAGAACTGAGTTCCATTCTTGAAATAAGAACCGCAAAAGAATCCTTGTTTCCCGATTTTGAAGGAACCATAAAAAGTCTTGGAGCCTGGGGAGGTGATTTTGTATTGGTCATTTCAAAAGAAAATCCTAGTCCTTATTTTATATCTAAAGGATTTGAAACCATTATTCCTTATATCGAAATGATATTATAA